A genomic window from Cytobacillus suaedae includes:
- the yaaA gene encoding S4 domain-containing protein YaaA — MAKEIEISTEYIPLGQFLKLAEIIQTGGMAKWFLSEHEIYVNGELENRRGKKLRNKDIIDIPGFGTFIVKA; from the coding sequence ATGGCAAAAGAAATCGAAATTTCTACAGAGTATATTCCTTTAGGTCAATTTTTAAAATTAGCTGAAATAATCCAGACCGGTGGAATGGCAAAATGGTTTTTGAGTGAGCATGAAATATATGTGAACGGAGAACTTGAGAATCGACGCGGAAAAAAACTCAGAAATAAAGATATTATAGATATACCAGGATTTGGTACTTTTATTGTGAAAGCATAA
- the recF gene encoding DNA replication/repair protein RecF, whose product MYIKELQLTNYRNYSKLEAEFEDKVNVILGENAQGKTNVMESIYVLAMAKSHRTSNDKDLIRWEQEYAKIEGRIQKRMSPLSLQLVVSKKGKKAKSNHLEQKKLSQYVGSMNVVMFAPEDLNLVKGSPQVRRRFIDMEIGQVSPVYLHDLSQFQKILGQRNQYLKLLQMKRQTDQTMLDVLTDQLIEVAVKIIAKRFEFLRLLQKWAEPIHNGISRGLETLEIMYKPSVEVSEDVQLSKIIEAYEEKFAKIRDRELDRGITLAGPHRDDLAFNVNGKDVQTYGSQGQQRTTALSLKLAEIELIYSEIGEYPILLLDDVLSELDDYRQSHLLNTIQGKVQTFVTTTSVEGINHETLKQAATFTVTAGEMTKLK is encoded by the coding sequence TTGTATATTAAAGAGTTACAATTAACAAACTATCGAAATTATTCAAAGTTAGAAGCTGAATTTGAAGACAAGGTAAATGTTATTCTTGGTGAAAACGCTCAAGGAAAAACAAATGTAATGGAATCTATTTATGTTCTTGCTATGGCTAAATCGCACAGGACATCAAATGACAAAGATCTCATTCGCTGGGAGCAAGAGTATGCTAAGATAGAAGGTAGGATTCAGAAACGCATGAGTCCCCTTTCATTACAGCTTGTTGTCTCAAAAAAAGGCAAAAAGGCAAAAAGTAATCATTTAGAACAAAAGAAATTAAGTCAATATGTCGGCAGTATGAATGTCGTCATGTTTGCCCCTGAGGACTTAAACCTAGTTAAAGGTAGTCCTCAGGTTAGGCGACGATTTATCGATATGGAAATTGGTCAAGTTTCTCCGGTCTATCTTCATGACCTAAGCCAATTTCAAAAAATTCTTGGACAACGAAATCAATATTTAAAATTACTTCAGATGAAGCGTCAAACTGATCAAACGATGTTAGATGTACTAACAGATCAATTGATAGAAGTGGCGGTAAAAATTATTGCGAAGCGTTTTGAATTTTTAAGATTATTACAAAAGTGGGCAGAGCCTATCCATAATGGCATTAGTAGAGGCCTAGAAACGTTAGAAATTATGTATAAACCCTCAGTAGAGGTATCAGAAGATGTACAATTGTCGAAAATAATAGAAGCATATGAAGAAAAGTTTGCTAAAATAAGAGATAGAGAACTAGACAGAGGAATTACGTTAGCAGGTCCACACCGGGATGATTTAGCTTTTAATGTGAACGGTAAAGATGTCCAGACATATGGATCACAAGGACAACAACGTACAACAGCACTATCTTTAAAACTTGCAGAAATTGAATTGATTTATTCTGAGATTGGGGAATATCCAATTCTTCTACTAGATGATGTGCTATCTGAGTTAGATGATTATAGACAATCCCATCTGCTCAATACAATACAAGGGAAGGTTCAAACCTTTGTAACAACTACAAGTGTTGAAGGCATAAATCATGAAACATTGAAGCAAGCAGCAACTTTTACAGTAACGGCTGGTGAAATGACAAAGCTAAAATGA
- a CDS encoding DUF370 domain-containing protein: MFIHLGENVIVRSCDVITILDRQLLKSSSIVNEFLDIQKHQIVELANGDTKSVVITADKIYFSPLSTSTLKKRAQHVTELEKVFEEELAE; encoded by the coding sequence TTGTTCATTCACTTAGGGGAAAATGTCATCGTTCGATCGTGTGATGTCATAACGATTTTGGATCGGCAATTATTAAAATCCTCATCAATCGTAAATGAATTTTTAGATATACAGAAACACCAAATTGTCGAACTGGCCAATGGTGATACGAAATCAGTAGTCATTACTGCTGATAAGATTTACTTTTCACCACTGTCAACTAGTACTTTAAAGAAACGTGCACAGCATGTCACTGAGCTAGAGAAGGTTTTTGAAGAAGAATTAGCAGAGTAG
- the gyrB gene encoding DNA topoisomerase (ATP-hydrolyzing) subunit B, which produces MDQKEMNQQPAYDENQIQVLEGLEAVRKRPGMYIGSTSSKGLHHLVWEIVDNSIDEALAGHCDEVNVYIEEDNSITVKDNGRGIPVGIHEKMGRPAVEVILTVLHAGGKFDGGGYKVSGGLHGVGASVVNALSTCLEVHVHRDGKIHYQKFERGVPAGDLEVIGETDHTGTIIHFVPDGEIFTETLVYEFDILANRLRELAFLTRGVKITIEDKREENKQKEYFYEGGIKSYVEHLNRTKEVIHEEPVFVEGERDGITVEVALQYNDSYTSNIYSYANNIHTHEGGTHEAGFKTALTRIINDYARKSNIFKDNDANLSGDDVREGLTAIISVKHPDPQFEGQTKTKLGNSEARTITESVFSDKFEAFLLENPAVARKIVEKGVMAARARLAAKKARELTRRKSALEISSLPGKLADCSSKDPAISEIYVVEGDSAGGSAKQGRDRHFQAILPLRGKILNVEKARLDKILSNNEIRTIITALGTGIGEDFDIAKARYHKIVIMTDADVDGAHIRTLILTFFYRYMRKIIENGYIYIAQPPLYKIQAGKRVEYAYNERQLEELLADFPATPKPGIQRYKGLGEMNPGQLWETTMDPATRTLLQVNLQDAMEADETFDILMGDKVEPRRNFIEENAKYVKNLDI; this is translated from the coding sequence ATGGATCAAAAAGAAATGAATCAACAACCAGCTTATGATGAAAATCAGATACAAGTCCTAGAAGGCTTAGAGGCCGTTCGTAAACGCCCTGGTATGTATATCGGATCAACTAGTAGTAAAGGACTTCACCATCTTGTTTGGGAAATTGTAGATAACAGTATTGATGAAGCATTGGCTGGTCATTGTGATGAAGTCAATGTATACATCGAAGAAGACAACAGCATTACAGTTAAAGATAATGGTCGTGGTATTCCTGTTGGGATACATGAAAAAATGGGAAGACCAGCTGTAGAGGTAATTTTAACTGTACTTCATGCTGGCGGAAAATTTGATGGCGGTGGTTACAAGGTTTCTGGGGGTCTACATGGTGTAGGTGCATCCGTTGTAAATGCCCTATCAACCTGTTTAGAGGTTCATGTTCATCGTGATGGAAAAATCCATTATCAAAAATTTGAACGTGGGGTACCTGCTGGAGATTTAGAGGTTATTGGTGAAACTGATCACACAGGAACAATTATTCACTTTGTTCCAGATGGTGAAATTTTTACTGAAACACTTGTATATGAGTTTGATATCTTAGCAAATAGACTTCGAGAACTAGCATTTTTAACCCGTGGTGTAAAAATAACAATCGAAGATAAAAGAGAAGAAAACAAGCAAAAAGAGTATTTCTATGAAGGCGGAATTAAATCGTATGTTGAGCATTTAAACCGCACGAAAGAAGTGATTCACGAAGAACCTGTATTTGTTGAAGGTGAGCGTGACGGAATAACTGTAGAGGTAGCATTACAATACAATGATAGCTACACTAGTAATATATATTCTTATGCGAATAATATTCACACGCACGAAGGTGGAACTCATGAAGCAGGTTTCAAAACAGCCTTAACGAGAATTATTAATGACTATGCTAGAAAAAGTAATATCTTTAAAGATAATGATGCAAATCTTAGTGGTGATGATGTTCGTGAAGGATTAACAGCTATCATTTCTGTAAAACATCCTGACCCACAATTTGAAGGTCAAACAAAAACAAAATTAGGAAATAGTGAAGCGAGAACAATCACTGAATCTGTTTTCTCTGATAAGTTCGAAGCATTTCTACTAGAAAACCCTGCTGTTGCTAGAAAGATTGTTGAAAAAGGTGTCATGGCTGCACGTGCGAGATTAGCTGCAAAGAAAGCTCGTGAATTAACTAGAAGAAAAAGTGCCCTTGAAATTTCAAGTCTTCCAGGGAAACTAGCAGACTGCTCTTCAAAAGATCCTGCCATTAGTGAAATATATGTCGTAGAGGGTGACTCTGCAGGTGGATCTGCGAAGCAAGGACGTGACCGTCACTTCCAAGCTATTTTACCTTTAAGAGGGAAAATTCTTAATGTAGAAAAGGCACGTTTAGATAAAATCTTATCAAATAATGAGATTCGTACAATTATTACGGCATTAGGTACTGGAATTGGTGAGGATTTTGATATTGCAAAGGCAAGATATCACAAAATCGTTATTATGACGGATGCGGATGTCGACGGAGCACATATTAGAACCCTGATACTAACTTTCTTCTACCGTTATATGAGAAAAATCATAGAGAATGGGTATATCTATATTGCTCAACCACCTTTATATAAGATCCAAGCAGGTAAACGAGTAGAATATGCCTATAATGAAAGACAATTAGAAGAACTTTTAGCTGATTTTCCTGCTACACCTAAGCCTGGTATTCAGCGTTACAAAGGTCTTGGAGAGATGAATCCAGGTCAGCTTTGGGAAACGACAATGGATCCGGCTACTAGAACACTTCTTCAAGTTAATCTGCAGGATGCAATGGAAGCAGATGAAACGTTTGATATATTAATGGGCGATAAAGTAGAGCCAAGACGAAATTTCATTGAAGAAAATGCAAAATACGTTAAAAACCTAGATATCTAA